TGGAAGGCAGAGTAGCGTTGGTTACCGGAGGAGGAAGTGGCATCGGACAAGCAATTGCCATGAGTTTGGCCAAAAACGGCGCGAAAGTGGCGGTTGTGGATATTAGCAAAAAAAGCGCCGATAGCGTTGCTGATACAATTAGGCAGCTAGGAAGAGAGGCGATTTCCTTAGAATGTGATGTGGCATCAAAGGAGAATTGCCAGAACGTAGTTCAGGCTACGGTGGAAAAGTGGGGTAAATTAGATATTTTGGTTAATTGTGCTGGAATTCTATTTGACGCTCCGCTTAAGAAGTTATCTGAAGAGGATTGGGACAGGGTTCACCGGGTGAATCTCAAAGGGACCTTATTTTGCATTCAGGCAGCCTTAGGCCCCATGTCTCAACAGAGATATGGAAGAATTGTCAACATCGGCTCGGCTGCTTATCTCGGAAATGCCTATCAGGCTGCTTACTCTACCGCAAAGGCTGGGGTGGCGAGCTTGACCAAGGTAGCTGCTTTGGAGTTGGCTAGAAACGGCATCACCGTAAATTGCGTCGCACCTGGCTTGGTGGAAACGCCTATGACCCAGGGCATGCCCAAGGAGGCAAAAGAAAAACTGGCAAAATCTATCCCGGGCGGCCGTTTGGGATTGCCCGAAGACATAGCTCACATCGTGCTGGCACTAGCGGCGGACGAAGCCGGCTATACTACTGGGCAGATAATCATCGTTGATGGCGGTTTAACCACCGCGTTGAGGGCTTAGCCTGTACAGGATTTGTCAGGGGGAATGAAGAAATGTACGAGACCTTAA
The sequence above is drawn from the Syntrophothermus lipocalidus DSM 12680 genome and encodes:
- a CDS encoding SDR family NAD(P)-dependent oxidoreductase, yielding MTVEGRVALVTGGGSGIGQAIAMSLAKNGAKVAVVDISKKSADSVADTIRQLGREAISLECDVASKENCQNVVQATVEKWGKLDILVNCAGILFDAPLKKLSEEDWDRVHRVNLKGTLFCIQAALGPMSQQRYGRIVNIGSAAYLGNAYQAAYSTAKAGVASLTKVAALELARNGITVNCVAPGLVETPMTQGMPKEAKEKLAKSIPGGRLGLPEDIAHIVLALAADEAGYTTGQIIIVDGGLTTALRA